The genomic stretch ACCGCGGACAGTTCCGGCCTGTATTCCGCTATTATATCTCTCAGTCCGGCGCATATGACACCGAGACGTTCGGGCAGTTCTCTTTTACTGTCGGTGCGGAGCACACCGTGAAAAACATGCTCCACCTTGCCCGGCCAGGCCCGTACAATGCCAACGCCTGTGCAGTTAAGACCGGGGTCTATCCCTATAACTATCCGGGACAACTAGTCCTCAAGCTGGGACATAACTTCGTCGTCAGCCTCAAAGTTTGAGTAAACTTCCTGAACATCATCCAGATCCTCAAGGGCATCGGTAATGGTCATGATTTTGCGCAGGTCCTCAACACTGACGGGAACGCTGTTCTTGGGCTTCATGGTGATTTCCGCGAACTCGAATGCATATCCCTTCTTTTCAAGCTCGGTTTTTACATCCATAAAGTCGGCATAAGCGCACTGAACGGAGAAAACATCGCCGTCATCAACAACATCCTCTGCTCCGGCTTCGAGGGCTTCTTCCAGAAGTTTGTCCTCATCCGCCTTGGTTTTGGATATTTCAAGTATGCCTTTCTGCTCGAAAATCCACGCAACACATCCGGCCTCGCCCATGCTGCCGCCTTTTTTCGTCATGGTGCTGCGCACTTCGGCTACTGTCCTGTTTCTGTTATCTGTAAGGGTTTTGACAAGAATAGCCACA from Geovibrio ferrireducens encodes the following:
- a CDS encoding YebC/PmpR family DNA-binding transcriptional regulator, with the protein product MAGHSKWANIKHRKAAQDAKKGKVFTKVAREITVAAKEGGGDADMNPRLRLALDKARAVNLPKDNVDRAIKKGTGEGNEAAYEDVTYEGYGPGGVAILVKTLTDNRNRTVAEVRSTMTKKGGSMGEAGCVAWIFEQKGILEISKTKADEDKLLEEALEAGAEDVVDDGDVFSVQCAYADFMDVKTELEKKGYAFEFAEITMKPKNSVPVSVEDLRKIMTITDALEDLDDVQEVYSNFEADDEVMSQLED